The Clostridia bacterium DNA window CATCGGCCCTTACTTCTACCCAGCAACGGGAGCCGGGGTCATTAGAAACCATTAAAACAAGTTCCATGCCATCAAAGACCGGTTCCTCGACCGTCGCCTCAATCGAGTCCTCCGTATCTTGTTCCTGAACCGTTTCCTCTGCAGGTTGGCCCAAGGAGGGATCAACCACCTGAGGTACAGGCTGGTTCATGAAATAGATGACCACATAAGCAATCACTAAACAGACAGCCAATCCTACTGCTAATAATTTGATTTTTTTCCCAACACTGACGGTCGTTGGGGGATACACCGGAGCCCGGGTCTTCATGTCTTCCGCATCTTCCTCGTCCTGCTGCAAGTGCTTTCTCAATTTGGCCACCAGGTCGTTGGCATCCAGTCCCAAGAATGAAGCATAACTCCGCAAGAAACCAAACATATAGACATTCCCGGGCAGGACATCAAATTCCTCGGCCTCCAGGGCTTCCAAATACCTACTGCGGATTTTGATTTCTTTCTCCACGTCCGCCAGGCTAAGTTTTTTCGCTTCGCGAGCTTGCCGCAACAAGTTGCCGATTCCGATCATCCGAGGTACCCCCAATTCACATCAAGTGATTGATGTATTCCTCCAATTGCTGAACAGCCCTCTCCATATTACTTGCATCGAGAACTAAATCACAACCTGCCGGATCAGTTACGCTTTTCCGATACAGCACATCATAATAATCGCTAATTAATATTTCTCCTACCACTTCTAGTTTTCCTTGCGCCAAATAGTTAAGCATCTGATTGACTTTATCCTTGCCCAGCCTCGGGGTAAGCCGCTTGAGGGCCTGCTCTACCTCCGCGATATCCCACCGGCAGTTTTCCACGTATTCCCTGAT harbors:
- a CDS encoding helix-turn-helix domain-containing protein: MIGIGNLLRQAREAKKLSLADVEKEIKIRSRYLEALEAEEFDVLPGNVYMFGFLRSYASFLGLDANDLVAKLRKHLQQDEEDAEDMKTRAPVYPPTTVSVGKKIKLLAVGLAVCLVIAYVVIYFMNQPVPQVVDPSLGQPAEETVQEQDTEDSIEATVEEPVFDGMELVLMVSNDPGSRCWVEVRADGETVFSGILEAGASQTFQAEERFWVKAGNAGVLSVNYNGEEFSDIGRVGEVVVLEFPPDNEL